From Candidatus Hydrogenedentota bacterium, the proteins below share one genomic window:
- a CDS encoding nitric-oxide reductase large subunit: protein MNYRRLWIGLFAVMAGSFTVLGYYGVEIYRQAPPIPERVVSASGKVLFTGDNIRNGQNVWQSTGGQQVGTVWGHGSYVAPDWSADFLHRESEWLLEHWAKEELGAASYKDLDAEKQAALKARLKGEIRTNTYRADTGDLVVSDLRAQAIEAVSEHYKLLYGNDSSLDALREAYAIPKDVVPDARRRDDLAAFYFWAAWACGTNRPNSDVTYTNNWPPEPIIDNAPTPAILVWSVLSFIVLLAGVGALSWYYVAEKAREEEEPPIPDQDPLLTFDPTPSMRATLKYFWVVMALIVTQVCMGAVTAHYSVEGTGFYGIPLAEVLPYAVTRTWHTQLAVFWIATAFLATGLFLAPAVVGREPKFQRLGVNALFGALLVIVVGTLFGTWYGTRQRMGLEMNFWFGHQGYEYVDLGRFWQLFLFVGLFIWLFLMGRGLWPAMRQPGPNRHLLALFSLSCIAIALFYGAGLMWGRHTHLAIVEYWRWWLVHLWVEGFFEVFTTVVIAFLFTRLKLVKVRTATAGVLFATSIFLSGGIIGTFHHLYFSGTPTAVLALGAVFSALEVVPLVLIGFEAYGNLSVTRLQGWVTGYKWPVYCFVAVAFWNLVGAGLFGFLINPPIALYYMQGLNTTAVHGHTALFGVYGMLAIGLMLFCLKGMAAHQTWKTSVLAFAFWSINIGLALMVLLSDLPRGILQAWASVNDGMWMARSAEFMQTGLMDTLRWMRVIGDTIFAIGVLALGWFVLGLKTGWSVSDSRAREHAVHKSTGA from the coding sequence ATGAACTATCGCAGGTTATGGATTGGACTCTTCGCGGTAATGGCCGGGTCCTTCACGGTGCTTGGCTACTACGGCGTTGAAATCTACCGGCAGGCCCCTCCTATCCCGGAGCGCGTGGTCTCGGCGTCGGGCAAGGTGCTGTTCACCGGAGACAACATTCGGAATGGGCAAAACGTATGGCAGTCCACCGGCGGGCAGCAGGTAGGCACGGTATGGGGACATGGCTCATACGTAGCCCCCGATTGGTCGGCAGACTTTCTCCATCGCGAGTCGGAGTGGCTTCTTGAGCACTGGGCAAAAGAAGAGCTGGGCGCCGCCTCGTACAAAGACCTTGATGCAGAGAAGCAAGCGGCACTCAAGGCGCGCCTCAAGGGAGAAATCAGAACCAATACCTATCGCGCGGACACAGGGGACTTGGTGGTATCCGACCTGCGGGCGCAAGCCATTGAGGCGGTCTCGGAGCACTACAAGCTGCTTTATGGCAATGATAGTTCGCTGGACGCGCTTCGCGAGGCCTATGCCATCCCGAAGGATGTGGTCCCCGATGCGCGTCGACGCGACGATTTAGCCGCGTTCTATTTCTGGGCGGCGTGGGCCTGCGGAACCAACCGGCCGAATTCGGACGTCACATATACGAACAACTGGCCGCCAGAACCAATCATCGACAACGCGCCGACGCCTGCGATTCTGGTCTGGTCCGTCCTGAGCTTCATCGTGCTGCTGGCCGGAGTCGGTGCGCTCTCCTGGTATTACGTCGCGGAGAAGGCACGCGAGGAAGAAGAACCTCCCATTCCCGACCAAGACCCCTTGCTGACGTTTGACCCCACGCCCTCCATGAGGGCCACCTTGAAGTACTTCTGGGTCGTCATGGCGCTTATCGTGACCCAAGTCTGCATGGGCGCAGTTACGGCGCACTATTCCGTGGAGGGAACCGGCTTCTACGGCATTCCCCTCGCCGAGGTCTTGCCCTATGCGGTGACACGAACCTGGCACACCCAACTGGCCGTCTTCTGGATCGCGACCGCATTCCTGGCCACCGGGCTGTTTCTAGCACCGGCCGTGGTAGGAAGAGAACCCAAATTTCAGCGTCTCGGTGTGAACGCGCTGTTCGGAGCCCTGCTTGTCATCGTAGTAGGGACACTGTTTGGCACCTGGTACGGAACGCGCCAGCGAATGGGTTTGGAGATGAACTTCTGGTTCGGACACCAGGGCTACGAGTATGTCGACCTGGGGCGCTTCTGGCAGTTGTTCCTCTTTGTTGGACTCTTCATCTGGCTCTTCCTGATGGGCCGTGGTCTGTGGCCGGCCATGAGACAGCCTGGACCAAACCGGCATCTTTTGGCGTTGTTCTCGCTCTCTTGCATCGCGATTGCGCTGTTCTATGGCGCAGGTCTCATGTGGGGCCGGCATACGCACTTGGCTATCGTCGAATACTGGCGCTGGTGGCTCGTGCACCTCTGGGTGGAAGGATTCTTCGAGGTATTCACGACCGTGGTAATCGCGTTCCTGTTCACACGCTTGAAGCTGGTCAAAGTACGGACTGCGACGGCCGGCGTACTCTTCGCGACCAGCATCTTTCTTTCGGGCGGCATCATCGGAACCTTCCACCACCTCTACTTCTCCGGCACGCCTACGGCCGTTTTGGCCCTGGGCGCGGTCTTCAGCGCCCTTGAAGTCGTCCCGTTGGTACTCATTGGATTCGAGGCCTACGGAAACCTCTCCGTTACCCGGTTGCAGGGATGGGTCACGGGGTACAAGTGGCCCGTGTACTGTTTCGTGGCCGTGGCCTTCTGGAACCTTGTCGGCGCGGGACTCTTTGGATTCCTCATCAACCCGCCCATCGCGCTCTACTACATGCAGGGTCTGAACACAACGGCCGTGCACGGTCACACCGCGCTCTTCGGCGTCTATGGCATGCTCGCGATCGGGCTGATGCTCTTCTGTCTCAAAGGCATGGCCGCCCATCAAACCTGGAAGACCTCCGTGCTGGCCTTCGCCTTCTGGTCTATCAACATCGGTTTGGCTCTCATGGTGTTGTTGAGCGACCTTCCGCGCGGAATTCTGCAGGCATGGGCAAGCGTCAACGACGGCATGTGGATGGCGCGCTCGGCGGAATTCATGCAGACGGGTCTGATGGACACCTTGAGATGGATGCGCGTAATCGGCGACACCATCTTCGCCATAGGCGTGCTGGCCCTCGGCTGGTTCGTCTTGGGACTCAAGACGGGGTGGTCAGTCTCGGATTCGCGCGCCCGTGAGCACGCCGTTCACAAATCGACTGGCGCTTAG